In Hyalangium ruber, the DNA window TGATGCGGATGCGGCCCGCGTCGGGCTTGCCCATCTGCTGGCGGGTGTCGGGGGACTCCAGGCCGTGGTCCACCGCGTTGCGCAGCAGGTGTACCAGCGCGTCGCGCACGTCGGCGAGCATGGAGCGGTCCACGCCCAGGTCGGCGTTCTCGACGCCGAAATCGACATCCTTGCCCTGGGTGCGCGCCAGATCCCGCACCGCCCGGGGGAAGGCATCGAAGACGGTGGAGAGCGGCACCAGCCGTGCCTCCGCCACCGTGTCCGCCATCTTCGCCAGGTTGCCGTGCAGCGTGTTGATGCCGTCGTCGTTGCGGCGCACGAAGCGGAACGCGTCGTCGCGCAGCATGTGCAGATCGCTCTCGATGCGATCCAGCTCCGAGCGCACCTCCCCATTCAGGTGGAGGTGCTCTCCCAGGCGCATGAACCGATCGCCCAGGCGCGAGAAGCGCTCGAACAGCTCTTCGGTCTCCAGGCCGCGCAGGCGGCTCCGGGCGCTCTCCACGAGCAGATCGCCCGCGAGCAGGCCCAGCGAGTCGAGCACCTCGACGTTCACGCGGATGCTGCGGTCGGCGATGGCCGTCTTCGCGGCCGCGGGCGCGGCTGGGGCCTCCTCTTCCGCCTTGGCGTGTACGGGCGCGGCCGCGGCAGCGGCCGCGAGCGCCGGTCCCGGCTCGGCCGGAGGTGGGCGAGGAGGCGAAGCCGTCTTCGCGGCCGCGGGCTCCGGAGGCAACGGGGGCGGCACGGAGGGCCGCTGCGTCACCGTCCTGCCGTTGAGCGGCGGCACGGGGTGACCGGAGGCGTCCGCGAGCGCCTTGCACATCTCCTCGCTGGACGGGGTGCCGGTGTGCGCGGCGGCCATATCCTCCAGCAGGTCCGACAGCACATCGCACGCGCGCAGGAGCAGATCCGTGGCCACCTCGGTGGCCGCCTTGCCCTCGCGCTCGGCGCGCAGCATGTCCTCCGCGGCGTGCGCCAGCTGGCCGATGCTGGCAAGGCCCAGCATGCGGGCCTCGCCCTTCATCGTATGCAGCTCGCGCGCGACGTCCTCCGCCGCCTGATCCGCGTGGGGTTTCTCGAGATCGAGCACCCCCAGCTGGATCTTCTGGAGTCGGTCGGCGCTGACCTCCTGGAACTTCTTCAGGAGGGATTTCTTGAGGGCCTCTGTGTCCATGGCCGGTTCTTGGGAAGGAGCCAGGCTCCTTTAGTCGGCCTTGAAGCGCTTGATGAGCTCCGCCAGACGACCGGCGAGCTGGGTGAGTTCCGCCGAGGCGCCCGTGGCCTGCTTGGAGGCCTGCGTCGTCTGCCGCGTCACGTCCTCGATCTCCGCCATGGAGGCCACCACCTGCTCGGTGGCGGTGCGCTGCTGCTGCGTGGCGAGGTTGATGACGCGCGCCGCGTCGCTCGTCTCCTGCACGCCGGCGAGGATGCCCTCGACGGACTGGGCCGCCACCGCGCCCAGCTTCTCGCCGGACTCCGTGGCCACCTTGGACGCATCCGCCGCGCTGCCCGCGGCCGCCG includes these proteins:
- a CDS encoding hybrid sensor histidine kinase/response regulator, with the translated sequence MDTEALKKSLLKKFQEVSADRLQKIQLGVLDLEKPHADQAAEDVARELHTMKGEARMLGLASIGQLAHAAEDMLRAEREGKAATEVATDLLLRACDVLSDLLEDMAAAHTGTPSSEEMCKALADASGHPVPPLNGRTVTQRPSVPPPLPPEPAAAKTASPPRPPPAEPGPALAAAAAAAPVHAKAEEEAPAAPAAAKTAIADRSIRVNVEVLDSLGLLAGDLLVESARSRLRGLETEELFERFSRLGDRFMRLGEHLHLNGEVRSELDRIESDLHMLRDDAFRFVRRNDDGINTLHGNLAKMADTVAEARLVPLSTVFDAFPRAVRDLARTQGKDVDFGVENADLGVDRSMLADVRDALVHLLRNAVDHGLESPDTRQQMGKPDAGRIRIKVRADGDMLHIEVEDDGRGIDPERLKQVAVGRRLITQAQAVALSEREAIDLIFRPGFSTRDQVSEISGRGVGMDVVKRKVEALGGSVGVASRLGRGATFTLRLPQSLALMKVLLVRLGDDVYGIPAADVVAVTRVKAEDRMEVFGTLAVKHRGKPIALVALGPLLGVNGGNRMDKPPAVVVRHSDDNAALVVDGFVDEREVAVKPCGGDFLKGAPFIAGTAALEDGRIAVLCHVPDIMAEVRRMARPVTQQAASKRLKVLLVDDSPIARATEGALVKALGHSVEEAQDGEEAYAKVQNATYDLILTDVQMPKMDGFSLTRRLKTTAAVARIPVIILSSLASPEDKRRGLEAGADGYLVKGELGVESLAQTIERLT